From one Microbulbifer sp. A4B17 genomic stretch:
- a CDS encoding MFS transporter — protein sequence MLQGLRRPEILLLLLAASMPLSFAVWNTLLNNFVIDRASFTGADIGLLQSVREIPGFLAFLVVFVLLLVREQRLSIISLVATGIGVMLTGLYPSLTGLLLTTLLMSTGFHFYETLQTSLALQWFPKQTAAVWMGRMAAAGSFAALVAYGIVWILMDVVNLGYTWVYLIGGGATVIIALAAWVLFPQFPQPHSQRKTLVIRKRYWLYYALTMMSGARRQIFIVFAGFLMVEKFGYSVGEIAALYTVNHLLNLYIAPKIGQFIVRFGERRILTLEYIGLAMVFAGYALVESAVVAAALYIIDHLFFSMAIAIKTYFQKIVDERDISASSGVSFTINHVAAVVIPVLFGLLWLSSPAMVFFAGSLMALVSLGLAQLVPEQPGPGNEVKVGQYTEAI from the coding sequence ATGCTACAAGGTCTTCGTCGCCCAGAAATTCTGTTACTTTTGCTGGCAGCATCAATGCCGCTTTCTTTTGCAGTTTGGAATACACTGCTTAATAACTTTGTGATTGATAGAGCTTCATTTACCGGTGCAGATATTGGTTTGCTGCAGAGTGTGCGTGAAATACCTGGCTTTTTAGCCTTCCTGGTAGTTTTTGTATTACTTTTGGTTAGAGAGCAGCGGCTGTCGATAATTTCCCTGGTAGCAACTGGTATTGGGGTGATGCTGACAGGGCTGTATCCGTCATTGACGGGGTTGTTGCTCACCACACTATTAATGTCTACGGGATTTCATTTTTATGAAACCTTGCAGACCTCGCTGGCACTCCAGTGGTTTCCTAAACAAACAGCAGCAGTTTGGATGGGACGCATGGCTGCCGCAGGTTCTTTTGCCGCCTTGGTAGCTTATGGCATAGTTTGGATTTTGATGGATGTAGTGAACCTGGGTTATACGTGGGTTTACTTGATTGGTGGTGGTGCGACTGTCATCATTGCTTTAGCAGCCTGGGTTCTTTTTCCACAGTTTCCCCAGCCACATAGCCAGCGTAAAACATTGGTCATTAGAAAGCGCTATTGGCTCTACTATGCACTCACTATGATGAGCGGCGCGCGGAGGCAAATTTTTATTGTATTTGCCGGTTTCCTGATGGTGGAAAAATTTGGTTACAGTGTAGGGGAGATCGCTGCACTCTATACGGTTAACCATCTACTTAATTTGTATATCGCACCTAAGATTGGACAATTTATTGTTCGATTTGGTGAGCGTCGTATCCTCACTTTGGAATATATCGGTTTAGCCATGGTATTTGCCGGCTATGCTCTGGTAGAGAGCGCCGTGGTTGCGGCCGCACTTTATATTATTGATCATTTATTCTTCTCCATGGCCATTGCAATCAAAACTTATTTCCAGAAGATTGTTGATGAGCGTGATATTTCAGCCTCTTCTGGGGTTAGTTTTACCATTAATCATGTTGCAGCAGTTGTTATCCCTGTGTTATTTGGCTTACTTTGGCTGAGTTCTCCGGCTATGGTATTTTTTGCGGGTTCATTGATGGCTCTGGTTTCCCTTGGGTTAGCGCAGTTGGTTCCAGAGCAACCGGGGCCAGGTAATGAGGTTAAGGTCGGGCAGTACACAGAGGCTATTTAG
- a CDS encoding lyase has protein sequence MSPQSKASHHLPFIITVAIYYLFFAPYSFSQNSALPDKLDLNEWKVPWEGLPRDPYVDNKGNVWFCGQAGNYIGRFTPSDQQFRQFEVPEGTHPHNLIVDKQDNIWYAGNRNAHIGKMNPESGQIRQFVMPKGVNDPHTLVFNSEGNIWFTAQQSNRIGLLNVNNGQVKIAAPQTENARPYGIKVDAQDRPWTALFGTNKLAWVDPKTMDVTEINLPRPGARPRRLDIDPNGNIWYVDYPEGYLGRYSPTTKKFKEWKLPTKNPHPYGTALDNKNQLWVADTGAIPNIIFAFNTLTEQFTSKTAVPSGGNIRHMYFNNKDGSFWFGVDSGFLDQGVPK, from the coding sequence ATGTCCCCTCAAAGTAAGGCAAGCCACCACCTGCCGTTCATCATCACTGTCGCCATTTACTATCTCTTTTTTGCTCCTTACAGTTTTTCACAAAACAGTGCACTACCCGATAAACTTGATCTAAATGAGTGGAAGGTCCCATGGGAAGGCTTACCCCGTGACCCCTATGTAGATAACAAGGGAAATGTCTGGTTTTGTGGACAGGCAGGCAACTATATTGGCCGGTTTACACCCAGTGATCAGCAATTCAGGCAGTTTGAAGTTCCTGAAGGCACCCATCCACACAACCTAATTGTGGATAAACAGGATAACATCTGGTACGCCGGTAACCGCAACGCACATATTGGAAAAATGAATCCAGAATCCGGGCAAATTCGTCAATTTGTCATGCCTAAAGGGGTCAACGATCCCCATACCCTGGTCTTTAACAGCGAGGGCAATATATGGTTTACCGCCCAGCAGAGCAACCGTATTGGCCTGTTAAATGTCAACAATGGGCAAGTGAAGATCGCTGCGCCACAAACTGAAAATGCCCGCCCTTACGGTATCAAGGTTGATGCCCAGGACAGACCATGGACAGCATTATTTGGTACCAATAAATTAGCTTGGGTGGATCCAAAAACCATGGATGTCACCGAGATTAACTTGCCACGGCCCGGCGCCCGCCCACGCAGGCTCGATATCGATCCCAATGGCAACATCTGGTATGTAGACTACCCGGAAGGCTATCTAGGACGCTACTCCCCAACGACAAAGAAGTTTAAAGAGTGGAAACTACCAACCAAAAACCCACACCCCTATGGAACAGCACTCGACAACAAGAACCAACTTTGGGTAGCTGACACAGGCGCCATTCCAAATATCATCTTTGCATTTAATACATTGACAGAACAGTTCACCAGTAAAACTGCTGTACCAAGTGGAGGCAATATTAGACATATGTATTTCAATAATAAGGATGGTAGCTTTTGGTTTGGAGTTGATTCTGGGTTTCTAGATCAAGGAGTACCAAAATAA
- a CDS encoding class I SAM-dependent methyltransferase: MNPKQTGEAYNTITHLWDSEVFNMENGIDQHKRALTFAKNRYTALDVGCGCTGRFIKLLKNEGFIPEGIDISERMIETARSKHPEINFYLQDICKWETSKKYDFVSAWDSIWHIPIRKQEATLRKLVSYLDKAGVLIFSFGGTNKESYHINNSMGPELYYCTLGTNRFVRLITELGCICRHLEYDQPKELHAYLIAQKI; encoded by the coding sequence ATGAACCCTAAACAGACTGGAGAAGCATATAACACAATCACTCATCTATGGGATAGTGAAGTCTTCAATATGGAAAATGGTATTGACCAACATAAACGGGCACTTACTTTTGCTAAAAATAGATATACTGCACTAGATGTAGGGTGTGGCTGTACAGGGAGATTTATTAAACTCTTGAAAAATGAAGGCTTCATCCCTGAAGGAATCGATATTTCAGAGAGGATGATAGAAACTGCCAGAAGCAAGCATCCAGAGATCAATTTTTATCTTCAAGATATCTGTAAATGGGAAACCTCAAAGAAATATGATTTTGTCAGCGCTTGGGACAGTATTTGGCATATCCCAATCAGAAAACAAGAAGCAACTTTAAGAAAACTAGTTTCATATCTTGATAAAGCAGGGGTCTTAATTTTCTCTTTTGGTGGCACCAATAAAGAAAGTTACCACATAAATAATTCAATGGGCCCAGAGTTATACTATTGCACTCTAGGCACAAATAGATTTGTGAGGCTTATAACTGAGTTGGGCTGTATTTGTCGACACCTTGAATACGACCAGCCCAAAGAGCTGCATGCCTACTTGATTGCACAGAAAATATAA
- a CDS encoding DUF4396 domain-containing protein → MLTGAMLVWFFLTCLSVTFVIWDSITNAPTSWVQRLAWILVVVYTGAIGLFFYLLTCRRPFPGGHDKFTKAAWKQSVNSEMHCLAGDATGILIAASIVPTLGLTNGWDSIVEYLAGFICGLFVFQALMMRNMYQGNYLKAVRKTFFAETVSMNMVMAGMIPTMILLTSVWPDSEDPTNATFWFRMSLATIVGGIIAYPINYWLVKNHLKHGCMTLPGKDGAAPNLGHCSYERTDNSKYQSHMTEHNATEKMEMRSLPRIISSAWVVGTFIVLFIVVYITSQITPIYF, encoded by the coding sequence ATGTTAACTGGAGCAATGCTTGTCTGGTTCTTTCTTACCTGCCTGAGCGTAACCTTCGTTATCTGGGATTCAATCACCAATGCGCCAACCAGCTGGGTACAACGCCTGGCGTGGATATTAGTTGTAGTTTATACCGGTGCCATAGGTCTATTTTTCTATCTTCTCACTTGCCGCCGCCCCTTCCCTGGGGGCCATGACAAGTTTACGAAAGCAGCCTGGAAACAAAGTGTAAATAGCGAAATGCACTGCCTTGCAGGTGATGCGACAGGAATTCTAATCGCCGCATCCATCGTGCCTACGCTAGGCCTTACTAACGGGTGGGACAGTATAGTGGAATACTTGGCCGGCTTTATCTGTGGACTATTCGTCTTTCAAGCATTGATGATGCGGAATATGTACCAGGGTAATTATTTAAAGGCCGTACGCAAAACCTTCTTTGCTGAGACAGTATCGATGAATATGGTTATGGCTGGGATGATTCCCACCATGATACTACTTACTTCTGTATGGCCTGACTCTGAAGATCCAACAAATGCAACTTTCTGGTTCCGCATGAGCTTGGCGACCATTGTCGGCGGTATCATTGCTTATCCAATTAACTATTGGCTGGTAAAAAATCATCTAAAACATGGATGCATGACCCTTCCAGGTAAAGATGGAGCTGCCCCCAATCTAGGGCATTGTTCTTATGAAAGGACCGACAATTCAAAATATCAAAGTCACATGACCGAGCATAATGCTACCGAGAAAATGGAAATGCGCTCCTTACCAAGGATTATATCAAGTGCATGGGTAGTGGGAACTTTTATAGTTCTCTTTATTGTTGTCTATATCACAAGTCAAATCACACCAATATATTTTTAA
- a CDS encoding zinc metalloprotease, translating into MRKIISNFSVKTALSLCVLASSTIGFAQSISSVEKADNDSGLKRCGTDHPSIQEAALKEQHFSTLRGLSSDSNVAHTLRPVGSVEVDVYFHVITDTANNGALSNSVINAQMDVLNAAYASTPFTFNLVSTTVTANNSWYNVGYNSSAEQAMKSSLRVGNAGDLNIYVAEISDGLLGWATFPSSYSSDPLDDGVVILTGSVPGGDASPYNEGDTLTHEVGHWLGLYHTFQGGCFGRGDYVSDTPAERSAAYGCPIGRDTCTWGRNSEGEDPVTNFMDYTDDSCMYEFTEGQATRADEQSATYRGL; encoded by the coding sequence ATGAGAAAGATTATTTCCAATTTTTCAGTAAAAACTGCTTTATCTCTGTGTGTGCTAGCATCTTCAACCATTGGTTTTGCCCAAAGTATTTCTTCAGTTGAGAAAGCTGATAATGATAGCGGACTAAAACGCTGTGGGACTGACCACCCTTCTATTCAAGAAGCAGCATTAAAGGAGCAACACTTTTCTACACTGCGTGGTTTATCAAGTGATAGCAATGTGGCGCATACCCTGCGTCCTGTGGGTTCTGTAGAGGTTGATGTCTACTTTCATGTGATTACTGACACGGCCAATAATGGAGCTCTTTCTAATAGTGTTATCAATGCACAGATGGATGTATTGAACGCTGCCTATGCAAGTACACCATTCACCTTTAACTTGGTTTCCACTACTGTTACAGCGAATAACTCCTGGTATAACGTTGGTTACAACTCTTCAGCCGAGCAAGCTATGAAATCCTCCTTGCGGGTTGGTAATGCGGGGGACTTGAATATTTATGTGGCTGAAATTAGTGATGGTTTACTGGGATGGGCAACCTTCCCAAGCAGCTATTCCTCTGATCCACTGGATGACGGTGTAGTAATTTTGACAGGGTCAGTGCCTGGAGGTGATGCGTCCCCTTACAATGAGGGCGATACACTAACTCATGAGGTCGGCCACTGGTTGGGTCTATACCATACATTTCAGGGGGGATGTTTTGGCCGAGGAGACTATGTTTCAGATACCCCGGCAGAGAGGTCAGCTGCTTACGGTTGCCCGATAGGGAGAGATACGTGCACTTGGGGAAGAAATTCTGAAGGGGAAGATCCAGTAACTAACTTTATGGATTACACTGACGATAGTTGTATGTACGAGTTCACTGAGGGGCAAGCCACTCGTGCAGATGAACAAAGCGCAACCTATCGAGGTCTTTAA
- a CDS encoding putative adhesin yields the protein MKTVQFGKVIIHKKEQASGNEAILYAHGSFDNGSFGKAELPENLALYFYSFHGSASSDHAVKSLTKTGKPAEEENSKADFGTVQYLNMGSGKVHSIAGGGASVYNYNLSYNEKSPGHVDNIKKAWQNGLHDHDLILVEDGAHIHLDDVLKVITENKLGYNKLHFTACRSPSKGNDLSSQEQWG from the coding sequence ATGAAAACTGTTCAGTTTGGAAAAGTAATAATTCATAAAAAAGAGCAAGCCAGTGGTAATGAGGCGATTCTTTATGCACATGGTTCATTTGATAATGGCTCTTTTGGTAAGGCCGAATTACCAGAGAATTTGGCCCTATATTTCTACTCATTTCATGGCTCTGCTTCTTCTGATCATGCAGTCAAGAGTTTGACAAAAACAGGTAAGCCTGCTGAAGAGGAAAATAGTAAAGCAGATTTTGGAACTGTACAGTACCTCAATATGGGGTCAGGAAAAGTGCACTCTATAGCTGGTGGCGGTGCGAGTGTTTATAACTACAACCTTTCATACAATGAAAAAAGCCCTGGTCATGTGGATAATATTAAAAAGGCTTGGCAAAATGGTCTTCATGATCATGATTTGATTTTGGTTGAAGATGGGGCCCACATTCATTTAGATGATGTTCTAAAAGTCATTACTGAAAACAAGTTAGGTTATAACAAGCTTCACTTCACTGCCTGTCGCTCACCCAGTAAAGGAAATGACCTTAGCTCTCAAGAACAGTGGGGCTAG